From a region of the Sander lucioperca isolate FBNREF2018 chromosome 8, SLUC_FBN_1.2, whole genome shotgun sequence genome:
- the LOC116044350 gene encoding gap junction gamma-1 protein-like — protein sequence MSWSFLTRLLDEISNHSTFVGKIWLTLLIVFRIVLTAVGGESIYYDEQSKFVCNTQQPGCENVCYDAFAPLSHIRFWVFQVIMITTPTIMYLGFAMHKIARMEDDDYRPRGRKRMPIVSRGANRDYEEAEDNGEEDPMILEEIEPEKEKEVAEKPSKKHDGRRRIKRDGLMKVYVFQLLSRAIFEASFLFGQYVLYGLEVVPSYVCTRSPCPHTVDCFVSRPTEKTIFLLIMYAVSALCLLFTMLEILHLGISGIRDCFCAPRPQPPTPRHPALSSQRSSICRQPSAPPGYHTALKKDPSGKMGFRDNLGDSGRESFGDEASSRELERLRRHLKLAQQHLDLAYQNEESSPSRSSSPESNGTAVEQNRLNFAQEKQSSTCEKGLRA from the exons ATGAGCTGGAGTTTCCTCACACGCCTGTTGGACGAGATTTCCAACCACTCAACCTTCGTGGGCAAAATCTGGCTCACCCTCCTCATCGTCTTTCGCATCGTGCTGACTGCTGTCGGGGGCGAGTCAATCTACTATGATGAACAGAGTAAATTTGTGTGTAACACGCAGCAACCCGGTTGCGAGAACGTGTGCTACGATGCGTTTGCGCCGCTGTCACACATTCGCTTCTGGGTGTTTCAGGTGATTATGATCACCACCCCCACCATCATGTACCTTGGCTTTGCCATGCATAAGATTGCCCGCATGGAGGACGATGACTACCGGCCGCGGGGCAGGAAGAGGATGCCGATAGTGAGCCGTGGTGCCAACCGGGACTATGAGGAAGCGGAGGATAATGGGGAGGAGGACCCCATGATCCTGGAAGAGATTGAGccagaaaaggaaaaggaagtCGCGGAGAAGCCCAGCAAAAAGCACGACGGACGCCGTCGCATCAAGCGCGATGGCCTGATGAAGGTCTACGTGTTTCAGCTGCTGTCGCGTGCCATCTTTGAGGCCTCGTTCCTGTTTGGACAGTACGTCCTTTATGGGCTGGAGGTGGTCCCGTCGTACGTATGCACGCGCTCCCCTTGCCCGCACACGGTGGATTGCTTCGTCTCGCGCCCCACAGAGAAAACCATCTTCCTGCTCATTATGTATGCGGTCAGCGCCCTGTGTCTGCTCTTCACCATGTTGGAGATCCTTCACCTCGGCATCAGCGGTATCCGGGACTGCTTTTGCGCACCGCGTCCTCAGCCTCCCACCCCCCGTCACCCAGCTCTGTCCAGCCAGAGGTCCTCCATCTGCCGCCAGCCATCGGCACCTCCAGGCTACCACACGGCTCTGAAGAAGGACCCGTCGGGAAAAATGGGCTTCAGGGACAACCTGGGAGACTCGGGCCGCGAGTCGTTTGGCGACGAGGCTTCATCGCGGGAGCTGGAGAGGCTGCGAAGACACCTGAAACTGGCTCAGCAGCATCTGGACCTGGCTTACCAAAATGAGGAGAGCAGTCCGTCGCGCAGCAGCAGCCCAGAGTCCAACGGAACCGCGGTTGAGCAGAATAGATTAAACTTTGCCCAGGAGAAGCAGAGCAGTACATGTGAGAAAG GTCTTCGTGCATAG
- the LOC116044576 gene encoding lactase-phlorizin hydrolase-like, whose translation MKYPMWVVSLYVFCLYICRSSELNGKEDFMLVAGPLTKQLVRSSGSAVNDAFDCSHPIPPGSRQYFKYLQDRGLTHFKVPLSWAQLLPAGLPSQPQQAVVTCYQTLLKQLLEVGLQPLGVLHGSTVPDALRSRYGGWESQELGKMFQQYAEFAFQEFGALVHSWVTLSDLDDVWHDGQPSGSPSPLQNILQLNKNIYQLYHQRFPDKGRRLSIGLRANDVEILPQIKDSTTMDFLSVHIEYNCAAASNFAKELSSLQMSSGDLPILIYEMTVHGCPYNEYQLLGNSVQALLNNNDLNIVGCDMMDILGMLEVEDFPTSHDISQYTGIKTFKNSYQNVWNKFGTQSTTERDLFLNESFPSGFQWASSSESFKVEGGWVEDGKGETIWDRFGHDGLAFENQTADLACDSYHKVDYDVYLLRGLHVNTYQFSISWARIFPSGHRGSQSEKGAHYYDKLINALIESDIQPVVTLYHWDLPQALQDYGGWTNASIVEAFKDYADFCFSRFGDRVKTWNTLSSPWVVSHAGYGTGEHPPGVKDYVVASYQVTHNMLKSHAEAFHVYNDKYRKTQGGKIGIALNSDWVEPMDPSRPEDIAAADRYLQFMLGWFAHPIFVNGDYPATLKTQIEQKRNECPLSDPARLPVFTTEESQRIRGTADYLGLNHYTSRLVNNSVGGCTPGPQGVGDFQAHVDPSWSSTASAWIYSTPWGLRRLLNYISTEYLNVTKVPIYITGNGMPTEYSGDTLNDTNRIEYMKSYINEALKAIFLDGVDVQQFTVQSLMDGFEGKQGYSQRYGLHHVNFENADRPRTPKQSAYFYSEVIKQNGFGSLKGDVFKGAEMQLTRQPTVLPPSEVPSKSKVVWEKFSHQSNFQRKVYHYGTFPQGFSWGVSSSAYQIEGGWNADGKGPSFWDTFTQKHGSIPANANGDVACDSYHRLDEDFYMLRALRVKSYRFSLSWSRIFPDGRRTSLNQKGVDYYNRLIDGLLVYNITPMVTLYHWDLPQALQDLGGWDNVEMINIFNDFCDFCFAIFGNRVKFWMTFNQPHTIAWSGYGLGQIPPNVKNPGIAPYRVAHNLIKAHAKAYHTYNDKYRKSQGGLVSIALNADWIEPKDVHVPREVVAADRALQFQLGWFAHPIFKNGDYPDAMKWQVGNKSELQGLTETRLPSFTEEEKSFIKGTADVFCVNHYTTKIVSHATLRLAPQSYEYDWDLSEAEEGESPTTAISKQRAVAWGLRRLLNWIKEEYGDPEIYITENGVATDSKTTWDDSARVFYYKTYVDEALKAYDLDGVKLKGYIATSLMDSFEWLNGYKVGFGLHHVDFTNPNRPRTPKYSAHFYYQVIKDNGFPTPDDEKQLYGHFRKDFMWSTATASYQIEGGWRADGKGLSIWDKFAHTPLRVYNDDNGDIACDSYNKVEEDVAELKQLKVTHYRFSISWPRVLPDGTTKHINEAGLNYYHRLVDALLAENIQPHITLYHWDLPQALQDIGGWENETIIVKFRDYADLIFSRLGHKVKFWITINEPYNIANIGHGYGAAAPGISFRPGTLPYIVGHNLLKAHAEAWHLYNDTYRAKQKGIISITINSDWSEPRNPYKQEDIDAARRVVQFYIGWFAHPVFNGDYSNMMKTIIRERSLAAGLSKSRLPEFTPEEIKRIKGTYDYFGFNHYTTVLAFPVNYGNLQHYDADRGAGTIADRTWLDSGSSWLKVSPFGFRRILNFIKKEYGNPRIIITENGMSERGPIDLNDIHRSYYYEKYINQVLKAYLLDNVDIRGYTAWSLMDNLEWATGFSERFGLFYVNHSDPKLPRVAKTSVTLYSTIINCNGFPDPAMGPHECLNSVPKPTSAPITPAPDTVSFLGMKLSTSDAEIGLSTTFALLAVAVLGAICLSCFLYKANKTF comes from the exons ATGAAGTACCCAATGTGGGTTGTTTCCTTGTATGTTTTTTGTCTGTATATTTGCCGGAGCAGTGAGCTGAATGGAAAGGAGGACTTCATGCTTGTTGCAGGGCCTCTGACAAAGCAGCTGGTGAGAAGCTCAGGCAGTGCAGTGAATGATGCATTTGACTGCAGTCATCCCATACCTCCAGGCTCTAGACAGTACTTTAAGTACCTCCAGGACAGAGGGCTGACTCACTTTAAAGTGCCGCTCTCATGGGCTCAACTCCTGCCCGCAGGCCTCCCCAGCCAACCGCAGCAGGCTGTGGTTACCTGTTACCAGACCCTGCTGAAACAGCTGCTGGAGGTGGGCCTTCAGCCTCTGGGCGTCCTTCATGGATCCACAGTGCCAGACGCTCTGAGATCAAGGTATGGAGGCTGGGAGAGCCAGGAGCTGGGAAAGATGTTTCAGCAGTATGCAGAGTTTGCCTTCCAGGAGTTTGGAGCACTGGTGCACTCATGGGTGACCCTGAGTGACTTGGATGATGTTTGGCATGACGGGCAGCCTTCAGGTTCTCCCAGTCCTTTGCAAAATATCCTCCAGCTCAACAAGAACATTTACCAGCTCTACCATCAACGGTTTCCTGACAAAG GGAGACGTTTGTCAATCGGGTTGAGAGCTAACGACGTTGAAATTCTTCCCCAGATCAAAGATTCAACTACA aTGGACTTCTTGTCAGTGCACATTGAATATAACTGTGCCGCTGCATCAAACTTTGCAAAGGAGCTGAGCAGCTTACAG ATGTCCAGTGGGGACTTGCCTATCCTGATATACGAGATGACTGTTCATGGTTGTCCCTACAATGAATACCAGCTTCTTGGCAATTCCGTCCAAG CCTTATTGAACAACAATGACCTGAATATTGTGGGATGTGACATGATGGATATTTTGGGTATGCTGGAAGTGGAGGACTTCCCAACCAG tcatgacatttCACAATACACTggaattaaaacatttaaaaacagttatCAGAATGTGTGGAATAAGTTTGGGACCCAGTCCACAACAGAACGAGATCTTTTCCTCAATGAATCATTCCCTTCTGGCTTCCAATGGGCCAGCTCCAGTGAATCCTTCAAGGTTGAGGGAGGCTGGGTAGAAGATGGTAAGGGAGAGACCATTTGGGACCGTTTTGGTCATGACGGCCTAGCCTTTGAAAATCAGACAGCTGATCTAGCTTGTGACAGTTACCACAAGGTTGATTATGATGTCTACCTCCTGCGAGGTCTTCATGTCAACACCTACCAGTTTTCCATCTCCTGGGCCCGTATTTTCCCCTCTGGCCACCggggcagccaatcagagaaaGGGGCGCACTACTATGACAAGCTGATCAATGCTCTCATTGAGTCTGACATACAGCCTGTTGTCACTCTCTACCACTGGGATCTGCCCCAGGCACTCCAGGACTATGGTGGATGGACCAACGCTTCCATTGTTGAAGCATTCAAGGACTACGCAGACTTCTGTTTCTCCAGGTTTGGAGACAGGGTCAAGACCTGGAACACATTAAGTAGCCCCTGGGTGGTGAGCCATGCTGGGTATGGCACTGGTGAGCATCCCCCTGGAGTAAAAGACTATGTGGTTGCCTCCTATCAG gTCACTCACAATATGCTCAAGTCCCATGCTGAGGCCTTTCATGTCTACAATGACAAGTACAGGAAGACACAAGGAGGGAAGATAGGCATTGCATTGAACTCTGATTGGGTTGAGCCCATGGACCCCTCCAGACCTGAAGACATAGCAGCTGCAGATCGCTACCTGCAGTTCATGCTGGGCTGGTTTGCACATCCCATCTTTGTAAATGGAGATTATCCTGCAACACTCAAGACTCAGATTGAACAGAAAAGAAATGAGTGTCCCCTCTCTGATCCAGCAAGACTTCCAGTTTTCACTACTGAAGAGAGCCAGAGGATACGTGGAACAGCTGACTACTTGGGATTAAACCACTATACCTCCCGGTTGGTCAACAACAGTGTTGGTGGCTGCACCCCTGGTCCTCAGGGGGTAGGTGACTTCCAGGCACATGTGGACCCGTCATGGTCCTCTACAGCTTCTGCGTGGATCTATTCTACACCTTGGGGACTTAGAAGGCTTCTAAACTACATTTCTACAGAATACTTGAATGTTACCAAAGTGCCCATCTACATTACTGGGAATGGTATGCCCACTGAGTACAGTGGGGACACTCTCAATGACACCAATAGGATAGAGTACATGAAGAGTTACATCAATGAGGCCCTGAAAG CAATATTCTTAGATGGAGTGGATGTGCAGCAATTCACAGTGCAGTCACTCATGGATGGATTTGAGGGAAAACAAGGCTACAGCCAAAGATATGGTCTTCACCATGTCAATTTCGAAAATGCAGACAGACCAAGAACCCCAAAACAATCGGCATATTTCTACTCTGAGGTCATCAAGCAAAACGGATTTGGGTCACTAAAAGGGGATGTTTTTAAAGGGGCAGAGATGCAACTTACCCGCCAGCCAACTGTTTTACCACCCTCAGAGGTTCCGTCTAAATCAAAGGTTGTCTGGGAGAAATTCTCACACCAGTCTAACTTCCAGAGAAAGGTGTACCACTACGGCACTTTCCCACAAGGCTTTAGTTGGGGAGTATCATCTTCGGCTTATCAGATTGAAGGTGGCTGGAATGCTGATGGGAAGGGGCCCAGCTTCTGGGATACATTCACCCAAAAACATGGCAGTATTCCTGCTAACGCCAATGGAGATGTGGCCTGTGACAGCTACCACAGACTGGATGAAGACTTCTACATGCTGCGAGCTCTGAGGGTAAAGTCGTACAGATTCTCTTTGTCCTGGTCCAGGATCTTTCCTGATGGTCGGCGCACCTCCCTGAACCAGAAAGGTGTTGACTATTACAATAGACTCATTGATGGCCTCTTAGTATACAACATCACTCCCATGGTCACACTCTACCACTGGGACCTTCCTCAAGCTTTACAAGACCTCGGTGGCTGGGACAATGTAGAGATGATTAATATTTTTAACGACTTTTGTGACTTCTGCTTTGCTATATTTGGCAACAGAGTGAAATTTTGGATGACCTTCAACCAGCCTCACACAATTGCATGGTCAGGATATGGACTTGGACAGATCCCACCAAATGTTAAGAATCCAGGAATTGCACCATACAGAGTTGCACACAACCTTATAAAAGCACACGCCAAGGCTTACCACACATACAATGATAAGTATCGCAAATCCCAAGGCGGTCTAGTATCCATTGCCCTGAATGCTGATTGGATTGAACCTAAAGATGTTCATGTTCCCCGTGAAGTGGTGGCTGCTGACCGCGCTCTGCAGTTCCAACTGGGCTGGTTTGCACACCCCATTTTCAAGAACGGTGACTATCCTGATGCAATGAAGTGGCAAGTTGGAAACAAAAGTGAACTCCAGGGTCTTACAGAGACAAGACTGCCTTCCTTCACTGAAGAAGAAAAGAGCTTCATCAAGGGAACTGCTGACGTTTTCTGTGTAAATCATTACACTACAAAGATAGTAAGTCATGCTACATTGAGGCTTGCCCCTCAATCTTATGAATATGACTGGGACTTGTCAGAAGCTGAGGAAGGTGAATCGCCAACTACTGCCATCAGTAAGCAGAGAGCTGTAGCGTGGGGCTTGAGAAGACTCCTCAACTGGATCAAAGAGGAGTATGGAGATCCAGAAATTTACATTACTGAGAATGGAGTTGCGACAGACTCAAAGACAACTTGGGATGACTCTGCCAGAGTATTTTATTACAAGACCTATGTTGATGAGGCTCTGAAAG CCTATGATCTTGATGGCGTGAAGTTGAAAGGATACATAGCAACATCTTTAATGGATTCTTTTGAGTGGCTCAATGGGTACAAAGTAGGATTTGGGCTGCACCATGTGGACTTTACTAACCCAAACCGGCCGAGAACACCAAAGTATTCAGCTCACTTCTACTACCAAGTCATAAAGGACAATGGTTTCCCTACACCTGATGATGAGAAGCAACTTTATGGACATTTCCGCAAAGATTTTATGTGGAGTACTGCAACGGCATCATACCAG ATTGAAGGGGGATGGAGAGCAGATGGAAAAGGTCTTAGCATCTGGGACAAGTTTGCTCATACTCCTCTCCGAGTGTACAATGATGACAATGGTGACATAGCCTGCGACAGTTACAATAAAGTAGAAGAGGATGTTGCTGAATTGAAGCAACTTAAGGTGACCCATTATCGTTTCTCCATATCCTGGCCGAGGGTGCTTCCTGATGGCACCACCAAGCACATCAATGAGGCTGGACTCAACTACTACCACAGACTGGTGGATGCACTGCTCGCAGAAAACATCCAACCCCAT ATCACTCTCTACCACTGGGACCTTCCACAAGCTCTGCAGGATATTGGTGGCTGGGAGAATGAGACTATTATTGTCAAATTCAGGGATTATGCTGACCTCATCTTTAGCCGTCTTGGCCACAAAGTGAAATTTTGGATCACTATTAATGAGCCGTACAATATAGCCAATATAGGCCATGGCTATGGAGCAGCTGCCCCAG GGATCAGTTTCCGACCAGGCACTCTGCCCTACATTGTGGGTCACAACCTGCTTAAAGCTCACGCTGAAGCCTGGCATCTCTACAATGACACGTACCGGGCCAAACAGAAGGGAATTATCTCTATCACCATCAACTCTGACTGGTCAGAACCCAGAAATCCCTATAAACAGGAGGACATCGATGCTGCAAGACGTGTGGTGCAG TTCTACATTGGCTGGTTTGCCCATCCCGTTTTTAATGGAGACTACAGCAACATGATGAAGACAATCATTCGAGAGCGAAGCTTAGCTGCTGGTCTTTCTAAATCTCG GCTGCCTGAGTTCACTCCTGAGGAGATTAAAAGGATTAAGGGAACCTATGATTATTTTGGGTTCAACCATTACACCACTGTCCTGGCATTCCCTGTGAACTATGGAAATCTTCAGCACTATGATGCTGATAG GGGTGCAGGAACAATAGCTGATCGTACCTGGCTGGATTCAGGCTCATCCTGGCTGAAGGTCTCGCCGTTTGGATTCCGCCGGATATTAAACTTCATTAAGAAAGAGTATGGAAATCCACGTATTATCATCACAGAAAATGGCATGTCAGAGCGGGGACCTATTGACCTTAATGATATTCATAGGAGCTACTACTATGAAAAATACATCAACCAGGTGCTGAAAG CATACTTGCTAGATAATGTGGATATCCGTGGTTACACAGCTTGGTCACTGATGGACAATCTAGAGTGGGCCACTGGCTTTTCGGAGAGATTTGGCCTTTTCTACGTCAATCACTCAGACCCTAAACTGCCTCGCGTTGCCAAGACTTCTGTCACCCTCTACTCCACCATCATCAACTGCAACGGATTCCCCGACCCCGCCATGGGACCCCATGAGTGCCTGAACTCTGTGCCCAAAC CAACGAGTGCACCGATCACACCCGCTCCCGACACTGTGAGCTTCCTGGGTATGAAGCTCTCTACCAGTGATGCCGAGATCGGACTTAGCACCACATTTGCTCTACTGGCTGTTGCAGTGTTGGGAGCTATTTGTTTATCTTGTTTCCTTTATAaggcaaataaaacattttaa